A part of Desulfomicrobium baculatum DSM 4028 genomic DNA contains:
- a CDS encoding ABC transporter ATP-binding protein — MDIHHIVRVVAVTKTFSLGKMPVQVLKGVDLEVEAGEYLSIMGPSGSGKSTLFNMIGGLDKPTSGRVFIDEVDISQLDAYELAWLRNRKIGYIFQTFNLIPVMSALENVTLPMIFAGMSGDDAVEKGRGLLDLVGLGERFQHKPSELSGGQQQRVAIARALANDPAIILADEPTGNLDSSTGGEIIALLQKMSQQRQVTVISATHDFKMLNVSDRVVWIRDGRIDKIEHRDELSISIGTIQERHESAHS; from the coding sequence ATGGATATCCACCATATCGTCCGCGTGGTCGCAGTGACCAAGACCTTCTCTCTGGGCAAGATGCCGGTGCAGGTTTTAAAAGGGGTGGACCTTGAGGTCGAGGCCGGGGAATACCTGTCCATCATGGGCCCTTCCGGTTCTGGAAAAAGCACCCTCTTCAACATGATCGGCGGACTGGACAAGCCCACCAGCGGCCGCGTGTTCATCGACGAGGTCGATATCTCCCAGCTTGACGCCTACGAACTGGCCTGGCTCAGGAACCGCAAGATCGGCTATATTTTTCAGACCTTCAATCTCATCCCGGTCATGAGCGCGCTGGAAAACGTCACCCTGCCGATGATTTTCGCCGGCATGTCCGGCGATGACGCGGTGGAAAAGGGGCGAGGGCTTTTAGACTTGGTCGGGCTTGGAGAGCGGTTTCAGCATAAGCCTTCGGAGCTCTCCGGCGGCCAGCAGCAGCGGGTGGCCATTGCCCGCGCCCTGGCCAACGACCCGGCCATCATCCTGGCCGACGAACCAACAGGCAATCTCGATTCCTCCACGGGCGGGGAGATCATCGCCCTGCTTCAGAAAATGAGTCAGCAGCGGCAGGTCACGGTCATCTCCGCCACCCACGACTTCAAGATGCTCAACGTATCCGACCGGGTGGTCTGGATCCGGGACGGACGCATCGACAAGATCGAACACCGTGACGAACTCAGCATCTCCATCGGCACCATCCAGGAGCGTCATGAGTCCGCGCATTCATAA
- a CDS encoding ABC transporter permease yields the protein MTEPAGRSKGLAISRQIVLPWSKSLSMAMNSLRIRFFRSLITTFSLVLAIAFLGYTLTGSAIARELFRIHGDAAMPLLIEAGYSLDSTGTGITAGPKELWLMVLSLLVCTVGIVNAQLMSVTERFREIGIMKCLGALDRMILRLFLLEALALGLFGAGAGAVLGLVVAWASSFLHFGALDYGQMNILPLLAEAAKAWGTGIGLSILGVLYPAILAAKLQPIIVMKEEY from the coding sequence ATGACTGAACCGGCAGGCCGCTCCAAAGGGTTGGCAATCTCGCGGCAGATCGTACTGCCCTGGAGCAAATCCCTGAGCATGGCCATGAACAGCCTGCGCATTCGATTCTTCCGTTCACTCATCACCACCTTCAGTCTGGTGCTGGCCATCGCCTTTCTCGGATACACCCTGACCGGCTCGGCCATCGCCCGGGAACTTTTCCGCATCCACGGTGACGCGGCCATGCCCCTTTTGATCGAAGCCGGCTATTCCCTTGATTCCACCGGCACCGGCATCACGGCCGGTCCCAAGGAGCTGTGGCTCATGGTCCTCTCGCTGCTGGTCTGCACTGTCGGCATCGTCAACGCCCAGCTCATGTCCGTGACCGAGCGTTTCCGTGAAATCGGGATCATGAAATGCCTTGGCGCCCTGGATCGCATGATCCTGCGTCTCTTTCTGCTTGAAGCCCTGGCTCTGGGCCTGTTCGGCGCCGGGGCAGGCGCCGTGCTCGGCCTGGTCGTGGCCTGGGCCAGCTCTTTTCTGCATTTCGGGGCACTGGACTACGGCCAGATGAATATCTTGCCTTTGCTTGCCGAGGCGGCCAAGGCTTGGGGAACGGGCATCGGGCTCTCGATCCTGGGCGTGTTGTATCCGGCTATCCTGGCTGCGAAGCTGCAACCGATCATTGTCATGAAGGAAGAATATTGA
- a CDS encoding FtsX-like permease family protein — MSPRIHKLLRSALLLCLVLTCSAAQAGIEEHMQTIGSTADRALGAAGETLTADYVQSVFAALPEELHAVTGRQQFTTPVRKFTSASLTMDGRETPLHPFYANALSPETVPPEGLSGELIYVGEGRLEDFDGKRIAGNIVLMNLDSGRGWQNAANLGARALVYLDRGDTAAPRLRFRDKEELTPVDFPRYWVPLDKFESRIAPVEEIQGRAARLEGRTEWAKHVASNVYCFIPGQNPKRADELLLVEAFLDTSRYVPQHAPGADEGTSLATLLHLAQGFATAPPERSILLLASTGRGNNLAGMREAVWALSSKKKDLTEELGDMRERGQAARMTLELLNKGDLATQNPEHDKLILQAIQTELRNEIETINTALRLARKDAKANASSIKELAQKKLLLRRVGWEPAYDALDADALEAVKRVVPLALTRAKRIEADIAERVESLESALHVNALAEGRRMAAAVSLHLSSHGNAVGSVGDGWMFKLIPTLNRAKLYTHIRPVLNAAARGHSLPYDDLLGGTGRQQWFNHFPDQPAMGGELTALAAMPGFTLATLNDMRSAWGTPYDTLDRVDMERVRVQADLVTTMLRALDRAELPNAPYKAVSGFSTLSGRANFLRQGELFPEQKAENALLQVYQDQQFSLTWVDSLGEFRLPGLANKKNSFGKAIIEGYRFEPGANSASWAIDKPATGKDRYRVKLNRDTAETDLIMFGCTQTTLFQLRDARSLNHLTRISLIDARTETDPLRYWYSRIDTRESTLCSLFLEPETPVKVTLSDTVLQRKLLLLGNSEDDMLGQGYLASATPAILNTSIQAAQDMMHLVVPRVENLEEHSIINQRIRVLLQQGQDHLRQSLEARDALNHSVADQHARASLSVIARVYNDVERTQKDVLGGVLFYIALFVPFAYCLERLFFAYVSIHKRIAAFLGLLAVVIGIIYNVHPAFELTYSPMVVVLAFFILGLSVLVSLILFTRFEQEMKNLQRRARITRDQSISLWGAFVAAFSIGVTNLRRRKVRTALTCTTLVILTYTLLNFTSVRHSLDQGATRYTSHAPYQGVMLKALEWKSLPVGLGTEILTTHPDSRLLTRRVWWETQDRTRPPAITVTFENKLAVASGMIGLDAEEIRLAAHGTELLAGAWLDGAEAHQVLLSEKTAAELGIRTLDESPRVLIWGIPFRVQGIFRGNAHDQSLDLDGEPLTPVVYPNETSSELSEAEAEAAESGQDIASMSSRYQHVGGDQTLVIPAQTLLQMGGSLKSLALVPGTELHHGNISAQLADRYQLLLFHGSGNSTWLHYSSSALSYSGMGNVLIPSVIAILIVLNTMVGSVVERKREIAVYTSVGLAPPHVSSLFIAEALAFGVISAVTGYLAAQIASHFLAGTALWAGMTANYSSLAGVGAMLMVMVVVLLSVIYPSRVASRIAIPDVTRTWNLPKTDGATMVVTLPFLIKFHEQDCAGGFLAEYYQAHADISHGLFSTDELDVEYACPLDAPSKEHPDCFNISFRAWLAPFDFGIRQRVHIMSCPSPDYPKFLEMRITLTREAGEKNAWQRLCRSFLNDLRKQLLIWRSLDSTDKELFATSMQTRLSAKQGART, encoded by the coding sequence ATGAGTCCGCGCATTCATAAGCTTCTGCGCTCCGCGCTGCTGCTCTGTCTGGTACTGACCTGCAGCGCCGCCCAGGCAGGAATCGAGGAGCATATGCAGACCATCGGCAGCACTGCCGACAGGGCTCTGGGCGCTGCCGGAGAAACGCTCACGGCCGACTATGTCCAGTCGGTCTTTGCAGCCCTGCCGGAGGAACTGCACGCCGTGACCGGACGCCAGCAGTTCACCACGCCGGTCCGGAAATTCACCTCCGCGTCCCTGACCATGGACGGGCGCGAAACCCCCCTTCATCCATTCTATGCCAACGCACTCTCTCCTGAAACCGTCCCGCCCGAAGGGCTGAGCGGCGAACTGATCTATGTTGGCGAAGGACGGCTCGAAGACTTCGACGGCAAGCGCATCGCCGGAAACATCGTACTCATGAACCTGGACTCCGGCCGAGGCTGGCAAAACGCGGCCAATCTCGGCGCACGGGCCCTCGTCTATCTTGACCGGGGCGACACGGCCGCGCCCAGGCTGCGCTTCCGGGACAAGGAAGAGCTCACCCCCGTCGACTTCCCCAGATATTGGGTCCCCCTTGACAAATTCGAGTCCCGCATCGCGCCGGTTGAAGAAATCCAGGGCCGCGCCGCGCGTCTGGAAGGACGGACGGAATGGGCCAAGCATGTGGCCAGCAATGTCTACTGCTTCATTCCCGGGCAAAACCCGAAGCGTGCCGACGAATTGCTCCTGGTGGAGGCCTTTCTGGATACCAGCCGCTATGTGCCGCAACATGCCCCCGGTGCCGATGAAGGCACATCCCTGGCGACACTGCTGCATCTGGCGCAAGGCTTCGCGACAGCGCCTCCGGAGCGTTCCATCCTGCTTCTGGCCAGCACCGGCCGAGGCAATAACCTGGCGGGAATGCGCGAAGCCGTCTGGGCGCTCAGTAGCAAAAAAAAGGATCTGACCGAGGAACTTGGCGACATGCGCGAACGGGGTCAGGCTGCCCGAATGACGTTGGAACTGCTGAACAAAGGCGACCTCGCCACGCAGAATCCGGAGCACGACAAGCTCATCCTGCAGGCCATACAGACCGAACTGCGCAATGAAATCGAGACCATAAACACCGCCCTGCGTCTGGCCCGCAAGGACGCCAAAGCCAATGCCTCGAGCATCAAGGAACTGGCGCAAAAGAAGCTCTTGTTGCGGCGCGTGGGCTGGGAACCCGCTTACGACGCCCTGGACGCGGATGCCCTGGAGGCCGTGAAACGGGTTGTGCCCCTGGCCCTGACCCGGGCCAAACGGATCGAGGCGGACATCGCGGAGCGGGTGGAAAGTCTCGAATCAGCCCTGCACGTGAACGCGCTGGCAGAGGGCAGGCGCATGGCCGCCGCCGTCTCCCTGCACCTCTCCTCCCATGGCAATGCCGTGGGCAGCGTGGGTGACGGCTGGATGTTCAAGCTCATCCCGACCTTGAACCGAGCCAAGCTATACACGCACATCCGCCCTGTCCTGAATGCGGCGGCCAGGGGCCACAGCCTGCCCTACGACGACCTGCTCGGCGGCACTGGGCGGCAGCAATGGTTCAACCATTTTCCGGATCAACCGGCCATGGGCGGAGAGCTGACGGCTCTGGCCGCGATGCCCGGGTTCACCCTCGCGACCTTGAACGACATGCGTTCCGCCTGGGGCACCCCCTACGACACCCTGGACAGGGTCGACATGGAACGGGTCCGGGTTCAGGCCGATCTGGTCACGACCATGCTTCGCGCCCTGGACCGCGCCGAGTTGCCAAACGCGCCCTACAAGGCCGTCAGCGGCTTCTCCACCCTGTCCGGACGGGCCAATTTTTTGCGACAGGGAGAGCTGTTTCCGGAGCAAAAAGCCGAAAACGCCCTGCTGCAGGTTTATCAGGACCAGCAATTCTCCCTGACCTGGGTGGACAGCCTGGGCGAGTTCCGCCTGCCGGGCCTGGCCAACAAGAAAAACTCCTTCGGCAAGGCCATCATCGAAGGCTACCGTTTCGAACCCGGCGCCAACAGCGCCAGCTGGGCCATCGACAAACCCGCTACGGGCAAGGACCGCTACCGGGTCAAGCTCAACCGGGACACGGCGGAAACGGATCTGATCATGTTCGGATGCACCCAGACCACCCTGTTTCAGTTGCGGGACGCGCGCAGCCTCAATCACCTGACCCGCATCAGCCTCATCGACGCGCGAACCGAGACCGATCCGCTACGCTATTGGTACAGCCGTATCGACACCAGGGAATCGACCCTGTGCAGCCTCTTTCTGGAGCCGGAGACGCCGGTCAAGGTGACCCTGTCCGACACCGTTCTGCAAAGAAAACTGCTTCTGCTCGGCAACAGCGAAGACGACATGCTCGGGCAGGGATATCTGGCCTCGGCCACGCCGGCCATACTGAACACGTCCATCCAGGCGGCGCAGGACATGATGCACCTAGTCGTGCCGCGCGTGGAAAACCTCGAAGAACACTCCATCATCAACCAGCGCATCCGGGTCCTGCTGCAACAGGGCCAGGACCATCTGCGCCAGTCCCTTGAAGCCCGCGACGCGTTGAACCACAGCGTGGCGGACCAGCACGCCAGGGCCAGTCTGTCCGTCATCGCCCGGGTCTACAACGACGTCGAACGCACCCAGAAGGACGTGCTCGGCGGAGTGCTTTTCTACATCGCCCTGTTTGTGCCCTTTGCCTACTGCCTGGAGCGGCTTTTTTTCGCCTACGTCTCCATCCACAAGCGCATCGCGGCCTTTCTCGGCCTCCTGGCCGTGGTCATCGGCATCATCTACAACGTGCATCCGGCCTTCGAGCTGACCTACAGCCCCATGGTCGTGGTCCTGGCCTTCTTCATCCTCGGCCTGTCCGTGCTGGTCTCGCTCATTCTGTTCACGCGCTTCGAGCAGGAAATGAAGAACCTGCAGCGTCGCGCCCGTATCACCCGCGATCAGTCCATCTCCCTCTGGGGCGCCTTTGTGGCCGCCTTTTCCATCGGCGTGACCAACCTGCGGCGACGCAAGGTGCGCACGGCCCTGACCTGCACCACGCTGGTCATCCTGACCTACACCCTGCTCAATTTCACATCGGTCCGGCACTCCCTGGACCAGGGAGCGACCCGCTACACGTCCCACGCCCCTTATCAGGGCGTCATGCTCAAGGCCCTGGAATGGAAATCCCTGCCCGTGGGGCTCGGCACGGAGATCCTCACCACCCATCCAGACAGCCGACTGCTGACCCGCCGCGTGTGGTGGGAAACCCAGGACCGCACGCGCCCCCCGGCCATAACCGTCACCTTCGAAAACAAGCTCGCCGTGGCTTCGGGCATGATCGGCCTGGATGCCGAAGAGATACGGCTCGCAGCGCACGGGACCGAGCTTTTGGCAGGGGCCTGGCTGGACGGCGCCGAGGCCCATCAGGTCCTGCTATCGGAAAAGACTGCCGCCGAATTGGGCATACGGACCCTGGACGAGTCCCCGCGCGTGCTCATCTGGGGCATCCCCTTCAGGGTGCAGGGAATATTTCGGGGCAATGCGCATGACCAGTCCCTGGACCTGGACGGAGAACCGCTTACGCCCGTGGTCTACCCCAACGAGACGTCCTCGGAACTCAGCGAAGCCGAAGCCGAAGCCGCGGAATCGGGTCAGGACATCGCAAGCATGTCGAGCCGCTACCAGCATGTCGGCGGAGACCAGACCCTCGTCATCCCGGCCCAGACCCTCCTGCAGATGGGCGGGAGCCTGAAAAGCCTGGCCCTGGTCCCCGGCACGGAACTGCATCACGGCAATATCTCGGCCCAGCTCGCCGACCGCTACCAGCTGCTTCTCTTCCACGGCAGCGGCAACAGTACATGGCTGCACTATTCGTCCAGCGCCCTGTCCTACAGCGGCATGGGCAACGTGCTCATCCCGTCGGTCATCGCCATCCTCATCGTCCTGAACACCATGGTCGGCAGCGTGGTCGAGCGCAAACGCGAGATCGCGGTCTACACCTCGGTCGGACTGGCCCCGCCGCACGTGTCCTCCCTTTTCATCGCCGAAGCCCTGGCCTTTGGAGTCATCAGCGCCGTGACCGGCTATCTTGCAGCCCAGATCGCCTCGCATTTCCTGGCAGGGACGGCGCTGTGGGCCGGGATGACCGCCAACTATTCCTCCCTGGCCGGAGTCGGGGCCATGCTCATGGTCATGGTCGTGGTGCTTCTGTCGGTCATCTACCCCTCACGGGTGGCCTCCCGCATCGCCATCCCCGACGTGACCCGGACCTGGAATCTGCCCAAAACCGACGGCGCGACCATGGTCGTGACCCTGCCCTTCCTGATCAAGTTTCACGAACAGGACTGCGCCGGAGGCTTTCTGGCCGAGTATTACCAGGCCCACGCGGACATCTCCCACGGACTCTTCTCCACCGACGAGCTTGACGTGGAATATGCCTGCCCGCTGGACGCGCCAAGCAAGGAGCATCCGGATTGCTTCAACATTTCCTTTCGGGCCTGGCTCGCGCCCTTTGACTTCGGCATCCGCCAGCGGGTGCACATCATGTCGTGCCCGTCGCCGGACTATCCCAAATTTCTGGAGATGCGCATCACCCTGACCCGGGAAGCCGGAGAAAAGAACGCGTGGCAGCGGCTGTGCCGGTCCTTCCTGAACGACCTGCGCAAGCAGCTGCTCATCTGGCGATCCCTCGACTCCACGGACAAGGAACTCTTCGCCACCAGCATGCAGACGCGGCTTAGCGCCAAACAGGGAGCCCGGACATGA